One genomic window of Elaeis guineensis isolate ETL-2024a chromosome 2, EG11, whole genome shotgun sequence includes the following:
- the LOC105041486 gene encoding putative pentatricopeptide repeat-containing protein At3g05240, with protein sequence MRYLYFQSKSNLSTNKRWVAPHYQNIISLLRSCSKFEELIQIHAQMIRTRLIADTFFASRIIAFLTAPSPQSSMVYARRVFDQIHQPNLFLWNSMIRGYTNHDSPRHALSLYKLMLRRGSSPDCYTFAVVTRACAHLNSLETGETAHASVVKRGLESDMFVMTGFINLYAGCGEISIAREIFDEMPRRDVVSWTSMLSGYAQVNRLDEAFLLFNEMRLTGVEPNMVTSMSLFSACGQLRALDQGRWLHLRIAEAGMERDVDVANSIINMYAKCGSMLDAGRVFKRMSVKNSVSWNTLVGGLAQNGLYKEALTVFQEMACSEVKPDEITVVSALSACAQLGDLQQGKLLHAYIEDRMIACNVFVTNALINMYAKCGDLPKAEAIFREMPERDVFSWTAIISGFVQGSGCKKALSLFEEMQLTDVEPNEVTLVSVLSACSQLGALDQGRRIHSYIEEHNVRKDVCLGNALVDMYAKCGCIEIASQVFLRMPLRDTLSWNTMITGLATHGHGREAIDLFSQMQQIGDAKPDSVTLLAVLCACSHSCMVQEGIFYFSSMSSSYGIVPEVEHYGCIVDLLSRAGLIDEASDFIKNMPVAPNCVIWGSLLASCRVHHMMELGQKIAQHIIKIAPDDEGAHVLISNLYAEAGRWDDVRQVRALMGSRGIEKSPGYSSIEVNGVVHEFFVGHKLLHQYGMIYLVLDGLTHQMNQTVCELRYAL encoded by the coding sequence ATGCGCTACCTGTACTTCCagtccaaatcaaatctctcAACCAACAAGAGATGGGTCGCACCACATTATCAGAACATCATCTCCCTTCTCCGGAGCTGCTCCAAATTCGAGGAATTGATTCAAATCCATGCCCAAATGATCCGAACCCGCCTCATAGCAGACACCTTTTTCGCAAGCCGAATCATCGCTTTCCTCACCGCTCCTTCTCCCCAATCCAGCATGGTCTATGCCCGTCGTGTGTTCGATCAAATTCACCAACCCAACCTGTTTTTGTGGAACTCCATGATCAGGGGCTACACCAATCACGATTCTCCCCGACACGCGCTCTCTCTTTATAAGCTGATGCTTCGAAGAGGGTCCTCTCCGGATTGTTACACGTTTGCGGTTGTAACGAGAGCTTGTGCTCACCTTAATTCCTTGGAAACGGGTGAAACAGCTCATGCTTCGGTTGTAAAACGTGGTTTGGAGTCGGATATGTTCGTCATGACCGGGTTTATTAATCTATATGCTGGTTGTGGGGAGATCAGTATTGCAAGAGAGATTTTTGATGAAATGCCGCGAAGAGATGTGGTCTCGTGGACGTCAATGTTGTCTGGTTATGCTCAAGTAAATCGGTTGGATGAAGCTTTTCTATTGTTCAATGAAATGAGACTGACGGGCGTCGAGCCAAATATGGTAACAAGCATGAGCTTGTTTTCAGCGTGCGGACAGCTGCGAGCTCTTGATCAGGGTCGTTGGCTCCACTTGCGAATCGCGGAAGCTGGGATGGAACGTGATGTTGATGTTGCTAACTCTATAATAAACATGTATGCAAAGTGTGGAAGCATGCTAGATGCTGGTAGGGTCTTTAAGAGGATGTCTGTGAAAAATTCGGTAAGCTGGAATACCTTGGTTGGTGGCTTAGCTCAGAATGGACTCTACAAAGAGGCCTTAACGGTGTTTCAAGAGATGGCATGCTCTGAAGTGAAGCCAGATGAGATAACGGTCGTCAGTGCTTTGTCGGCATGTGCTCAGTTGGGTGATCTCCAACAAGGGAAGCTTCTCCATGCTTACATTGAGGATCGTATGATCGCTTGCAATGTTTTTGTTACAAATGCTCTCATTAACATGTACGCCAAATGCGGAGATCTTCCTAAAGCTGAAGCCATATTCAGGGAAATGCCTGAAAGGGATGTTTTCTCGTGGACAGCTATAATATCTGGTTTTGTCCAAGGGAGCGGTTGTAAGAAAGCCTTGAGCCTCTTTGAAGAGATGCAACTCACAGATGTTGAACCAAATGAAGTTACCTTGGTTAGTGTCTTATCTGCTTGTTCCCAACTCGGGGCTTTGGACCAAGGCAGGCGGATTCATTCTTATATAGAAGAACATAATGTGAGAAAGGATGTGTGTTTGGGAAATGCACTGGTGGATATGTATGCAAAATGTGGTTGCATCGAAATTGCATCACAGGTTTTTCTTCGAATGCCTCTAAGAGATACCCTTTCATGGAATACAATGATTACTGGTCTTGCAACTCATGGACATGGAAGAGAAGCGATAGATCTCTTCAGTCAAATGCAGCAAATAGGGGATGCAAAGCCTGATAGTGTGACTCTTTTGGCTGTTCTTTGTGCGTGTAGCCATTCATGCATGGTTCAGGAAGGAATATTTTACTTCAGCTCCATGTCTAGCTCATATGGTATTGTTCCTGAAGTGGAACACTATGGCTGTATCGTAGACCTCTTAAGTAGAGCTGGGCTAATTGATGAAGCTAGTGATTTTATCAAGAATATGCCAGTAGCACCTAACTGTGTGATCTGGGGATCGCTTCTCGCATCCTGCCGGGTCCATCATATGATGGAACTTGGACAGAAAATTGCACAGCACATTATCAAGATAGCACCTGATGATGAGGGAGCACATGTGCTCATTTCTAATTTATATGCTGAAGCAGGTAGATGGGATGATGTGAGACAAGTAAGAGCCCTGATGGGAAGTAGGGGAATAGAGAAGTCCCCGGGATACAGTTCGATTGAAGTGAATGGTGTTGTCCACGAGTTCTTTGTTGGACATAAGTTACTCCATCAGTATGGTATGATTTATTTGGTGCTCGATGGCCTTACACACCAGATGAACCAGACTGTTTGTGAATTACGCTATGCTTTGTGA